Proteins co-encoded in one Candidatus Methylomirabilota bacterium genomic window:
- a CDS encoding DsbA family protein encodes QMKARMDAEGLPYGERTMTYNSRLAQELGKWADTQPGGEALHDVLFRAYFVEARDISRPEVLLDIVRQTGLPVDAAREVLERRTFKDAVDADWELSREYGITGVPTFVAGRYAVVGAQPYEVLAQLVRKAAAEAEPGT; translated from the coding sequence CAGATGAAGGCGCGCATGGACGCCGAGGGGCTGCCCTACGGCGAGCGCACGATGACCTACAACAGCCGCCTGGCCCAGGAGCTGGGCAAGTGGGCCGACACCCAGCCGGGCGGCGAGGCCCTGCACGACGTCCTGTTCCGCGCCTACTTCGTGGAGGCCCGCGACATCTCCCGGCCCGAGGTGCTGCTGGACATCGTCCGCCAGACGGGCCTGCCGGTGGATGCCGCCCGCGAGGTGCTGGAACGGCGGACGTTCAAGGACGCCGTCGACGCGGACTGGGAGCTCTCGCGCGAGTACGGGATCACCGGGGTGCCCACGTTCGTGGCCGGCCGGTACGCCGTGGTCGGCGCCCAGCCTTACGAGGTGCTGGCGCAGCTCGTGCGGAAGGCCGCCGCCGAAGCCGAACCCGGCACCTGA
- a CDS encoding mandelate racemase/muconate lactonizing enzyme family protein — protein sequence MKITDVTVKRYSASRTPRTDPGGIQIVQVQTDAGVTGTGFVSAATATSDIVASLIRRNLKAVVIGEDPLLTGRLWRRMHDEAIPRRGGEGLVRTCLAAIDFALWDIKGKLMNAPVSALLGDRRSRVATYANCAHHLPPDRLAEKAVEYVKRGHTALKIRGTATYVSLQEATERVKHVREAVGPNVKIMVDVNGTWDVDTAIQQLRRWERYDVYWLEEPVPPEDIPGYVRIRQRAGHTYIVGGEQHVGVPEFRQLIEQGAVDIVQPNAAITGGITDWLRIHALATQASVPVSPWNLQMVHIHLAAGLPNVKWIEYFMPDNPLLEFQSRLFRGPLLREETTPEGIFLVPPDTPGLGLELDEAVAAAALVPE from the coding sequence ATGAAGATCACCGACGTCACCGTCAAGCGGTACAGCGCCTCGCGTACGCCCCGGACCGATCCCGGCGGCATCCAGATCGTGCAGGTCCAGACCGACGCCGGCGTGACGGGAACGGGGTTCGTCAGCGCCGCGACCGCCACCAGCGACATCGTGGCGAGCCTGATCCGCCGGAACTTGAAGGCCGTGGTGATTGGCGAGGATCCCCTCCTCACCGGGCGGCTCTGGCGGCGCATGCACGACGAGGCCATCCCGCGCCGGGGCGGCGAGGGCCTGGTCCGCACCTGCCTCGCCGCCATCGACTTCGCCCTCTGGGACATCAAGGGCAAGCTCATGAACGCGCCGGTGTCGGCGCTGCTGGGAGACCGGCGCAGCCGCGTCGCGACCTATGCGAACTGCGCGCACCACCTGCCGCCCGACCGGCTGGCCGAGAAGGCCGTCGAGTACGTCAAGCGCGGCCACACCGCGCTCAAGATCCGGGGCACGGCCACCTACGTGTCGCTGCAGGAGGCGACCGAGCGCGTGAAGCACGTCCGCGAGGCGGTCGGGCCGAACGTGAAGATCATGGTCGACGTCAACGGCACCTGGGACGTCGACACCGCGATCCAGCAGCTCCGGCGCTGGGAGCGCTACGACGTGTACTGGCTGGAGGAGCCGGTGCCGCCCGAGGACATCCCGGGCTACGTCCGGATCCGCCAGCGCGCTGGGCACACCTACATCGTCGGCGGCGAGCAGCACGTGGGCGTGCCGGAGTTCCGCCAGCTCATCGAGCAGGGCGCCGTCGACATCGTCCAGCCCAACGCCGCGATCACGGGGGGCATCACCGACTGGCTGCGCATCCACGCCCTGGCCACGCAGGCGAGCGTGCCGGTGTCCCCGTGGAATCTACAGATGGTCCACATCCATCTGGCCGCCGGGCTGCCCAACGTGAAGTGGATCGAGTACTTCATGCCGGACAATCCGCTGTTGGAGTTCCAGAGCCGACTGTTCCGGGGACCGCTCCTGCGCGAGGAGACCACGCCCGAAGGGATCTTCCTCGTTCCGCCCGACACGCCGGGCCTCGGCCTGGAGCTTGACGAGGCGGTGGCCGCCGCCGCCCTCGTGCCGGAGTAG
- a CDS encoding MFS transporter — protein MSIGPPPSAWRALAAATALNAPLGSLYAFSVFLQPLEALLGLSRAELAFVFGLATVGFGAGMNLAPYVYGAAATAVLVAACAAASSLGIALAATADGLTRLALGYGVLFGAGGGAAYILMQQAVNLAVTRRQGLVNGYIVALYPAGAMIAAPLFGWAIRDYGVRATLGGLAAVLAVTGMIGAWLIARSGVTLTAASASAAADAAEQRRAVFWRLWVVFFLAASAGLMVLSQAAGIITAYGGATRLAVYGTTFIAGSIAAARVGGGWMVDWLSIPAVAAGAHAIALAGNVALTLWPGPQVSVLALTLVGLGYGLISGVTAAAMAVYWRRALYGLVASRIYLAWCAAAIVLPVAAGRLFDLTQSYGTAILIGAVGNVLGILLAAGLPRERARLQPRPESG, from the coding sequence TCAATGCCCCCCTCGGATCGCTCTACGCGTTCAGCGTGTTCCTGCAGCCGCTGGAGGCGCTGCTGGGGCTGAGCCGCGCCGAGCTCGCCTTCGTCTTCGGCCTGGCCACCGTCGGCTTCGGCGCCGGCATGAACCTGGCGCCTTACGTCTACGGCGCCGCGGCGACCGCCGTCCTGGTGGCGGCCTGCGCGGCGGCCAGCAGCCTGGGCATCGCGCTCGCCGCCACGGCCGACGGGCTGACCCGACTGGCGCTCGGCTACGGCGTGCTCTTCGGCGCCGGGGGTGGCGCCGCCTACATCCTCATGCAGCAGGCGGTGAACCTGGCGGTGACGCGGCGCCAGGGCCTGGTCAACGGGTACATCGTCGCGCTGTACCCGGCGGGCGCCATGATCGCCGCGCCGCTCTTCGGGTGGGCCATTCGCGACTACGGCGTGCGGGCCACCCTGGGCGGGCTGGCCGCGGTGCTGGCTGTCACCGGAATGATCGGCGCGTGGCTGATCGCCCGCTCCGGAGTGACGCTGACGGCAGCGTCGGCCAGCGCCGCGGCGGACGCGGCCGAGCAACGCCGGGCCGTGTTCTGGCGCCTGTGGGTGGTCTTCTTCCTGGCGGCGTCGGCCGGGCTCATGGTGCTCAGCCAGGCCGCCGGCATCATCACCGCCTACGGCGGCGCCACCCGGCTGGCCGTCTACGGCACCACGTTCATCGCCGGCAGCATCGCCGCCGCCCGCGTGGGCGGCGGCTGGATGGTCGACTGGCTCAGCATTCCCGCCGTGGCAGCCGGCGCCCACGCCATCGCGCTCGCCGGCAACGTGGCCTTGACGCTGTGGCCAGGGCCGCAGGTCTCGGTCCTCGCCCTGACGCTCGTGGGGCTGGGGTACGGCCTGATCTCCGGCGTCACCGCGGCGGCGATGGCCGTCTACTGGAGACGCGCGCTCTATGGCCTGGTGGCCAGCCGCATCTACCTGGCCTGGTGTGCCGCCGCCATCGTCCTGCCGGTCGCGGCCGGGCGCCTGTTCGACCTGACCCAGAGCTACGGCACCGCGATCCTGATCGGCGCCGTCGGCAATGTCCTGGGCATCTTGCTCGCCGCCGGGTTGCCCCGCGAGCGCGCTCGATTGCAGCCCCGGCCCGAGAGCGGCTAG